From Microbacterium sp. CGR2:
CCGTGGGCGACAAGCCGGACTGGTTCTGGGAGCTCTTCGGCGCGACAGCCCAGCTCGACCGGCATCAGGCAGAGGTCACTCGACTCTCCGACGCCATGGATCTGGCCGCCGTCGACACGGCTGAGGCTTTCCGCGGCCTGACGGAGAGCACCACCTCGCTTCTGGTGTCTGCCGGTGAATCCGCCGCAGGCTTCGAGGCTGCCCACGTCTCCGCGCGCAACGAGGCGATCATCGCCTTGCGCGAAGCCGCCGCCGACGCGACCGCCACGACGAGCATCGACGAAGGCGCCGCCGAAACCTACTCGGCGTTACAGGATGCCGCCCATCAGGTGATCGCGACAGAGCGAGCCGAACTCGACGAGAAAGCCGGACCGCTGCTGGCCCAGCGACTGGAGATCGAGGAATTCGCCCGATCGCTCGCTCCAGGGGTCCTGTTGGAGTTCGACTGGGCACCCATGGTCAACGGCGCGGGCGGAAACGGCAGCATGGGCGGCTACACGACCTGGTGGTGGGACGATCCGGGTCGCGCGACCATCGAGCTGTCGAACTCGGTGGCCGAACAATGGCCCGCGGACCGCAGCAAAGCGCTCGTGGCGCACGAAGTCGGCCACGCGATCAGCGTGAAATGCGAGGGCATGTACGACGCCTCGACCCAGGACAGCATCGAGAACTGGGCGACGGCGTGGGCGATCGGGATGGGCTTCACCGATGACGCGAACGGAGTGTGGGCCTACGGCTATCCCCCGCAGAACTACATCGACGCGGCGGCGGGATGTCGCTGACAGCGAACTCCCCCACCATCTGCCGTCCCGGTACGAAAGAAGCCGCCGCGATGATTCGCGACGGCTTCTTGGTGTCAGATCGACGAGGTCACTGACCGCGACGTTCGCGTAGTTGAGCAAGTGCATCTTCGAGAAGCTGGACGGCTTCTTCGTCGGTGCGACGCTCCTTCACGTACGCGAGGTGAGTCTTGTACGGCTCGGGCTTCGCGAGGGCAGGAGGGTTCTCCTTGTCGCGACCCGCCGGCAGACCCGACTGCGGGTGATCGATCGTCTCGGGGATCTCGTCTTCGGGGAGGCCCGCCGCGAAGTAGCGGACGGTCTCGTTGCCGAGGCCGTCCCAGTAGGAGACCGAGATCCGGTCGGCGTGGTAGCCGTGGTCCTGCTCCCCCATCGGGCCGGAGCCCACGCGGGTGCCTCGGATTGCGTTGCCGCCAGTAGCCATCAGATGACCTCGAACTTCGTGATGAGTCCGAGCGCGACGATGGCTACGAACCATGTGAGCGCCAGGACGACGGTGAAGCGGTTCAGGTTCCGCTCCGCGAGACCGGAGGAGCCGACCGCAGAGGTCATACCGCCTCCGAACATGTCGGAAAGGCCGCCACCGCGACCCTTGTGCAAGAGGATGAGGAGGGTCAGCAGGACGCTGGTGATGCCCAGCACGACCTGCAGGACGAACTCGAGAATTGCCACGAGGAAGAGCCTTTCGCCGGGGCATGTGAGCCCCCGTAACGGTCAAGTATACGGTGCAGCGGGGCCGGGGCCCCGCCGCACTCACACGCCGACGTGCTTCTCGAAGCGGATGATCGCGGCGAACTCGTCGACGACGAGGCTCGCGCCGCCGACCAGAGCACCGTCGACATCCGGCTCACGCATGAAGCTGGCGATGTTCGCCGACTTCACCGATCCGCCGTACAGGACTCGGGTACGCGCGGCAGCGTCTTCACCGAGAACCTTGGCGATGACGGCCCGCAGGGTGGCGCAGACGTCCTGCGCCTGCTGCGGCGTCGCCGCCTGACCGGAGCCGATGGCCCAGACGGGCTCGTACGCCACGACGATGTCAGCCTTCGGCGAAACACCCTGCAGCGCTGCCTCGAGCTGCCCGACGGGCACCGCGCTGGCACCGAACTTCTCAAGGTCGTCGGCAGTCTCACCGACGCAGATCACCGGCACGAGGCCGTGCTTGATCGACGCCTGCACCTTCGAGGCGACGACTTCATCCGACTCGGAGTGGTACTCACGCCGTTCCGAGTGGCCGATGATGACGTACTTGGCGTCGAGCTTTGCCAGGAACGCACCGGACACCTCGCCGGTGTAAGCACCCGAGTCGTGAGCCGAGACATCCTGCGCACCGAGCGCGAACGGGATCTTGTCCGCGTCGATCAGCGTCTGCACGCTGCGGATGTCGGTGAACGGCGGGAAGACCGCGACCTCGACGGAGCCGTCTTCGTGCTTGGCGTCCTTCAACGTCCAATGCAGCTTCTGCACGAACGCGACCGCCTGCAGGTGGTCGAGGTTCATCTTCCAGTTGCCCGCGATCAGCGGGGTACGGGTCACATTGCCCATCCGAGCACCTCCAGGCCGGGTAGTTTCTTTCCCTCGAGGAACTCGAGGCTTGCGCCGCCACCGGTCGAGATGTGGCCGAACTGGTCATCGGTGAAGCCGAGCTGACGGACTGCGGCCGCCGAGTCACCGCCGCCGACGACGCTGAGCCCATCAACCTCGGTCAGAGCCTGGGCCACGGTCTTCGTGCCCGCGGCGAAGGCCGGGAACTCGAAGACGCCCATCGGCCCGTTCCAGAAGACGGTCTTGGATCCGCTGATGACTTCAGCGAAACGCGCAGCGGTCTCCGGTCCGATGTCGAGGCCGATCCCCGACGCGCCGAAGGCGGTCGACTCGATCGCGTC
This genomic window contains:
- the secG gene encoding preprotein translocase subunit SecG, translated to MAILEFVLQVVLGITSVLLTLLILLHKGRGGGLSDMFGGGMTSAVGSSGLAERNLNRFTVVLALTWFVAIVALGLITKFEVI
- a CDS encoding RNA polymerase-binding protein RbpA, which produces MATGGNAIRGTRVGSGPMGEQDHGYHADRISVSYWDGLGNETVRYFAAGLPEDEIPETIDHPQSGLPAGRDKENPPALAKPEPYKTHLAYVKERRTDEEAVQLLEDALAQLRERRGQ
- the tpiA gene encoding triose-phosphate isomerase; amino-acid sequence: MGNVTRTPLIAGNWKMNLDHLQAVAFVQKLHWTLKDAKHEDGSVEVAVFPPFTDIRSVQTLIDADKIPFALGAQDVSAHDSGAYTGEVSGAFLAKLDAKYVIIGHSERREYHSESDEVVASKVQASIKHGLVPVICVGETADDLEKFGASAVPVGQLEAALQGVSPKADIVVAYEPVWAIGSGQAATPQQAQDVCATLRAVIAKVLGEDAAARTRVLYGGSVKSANIASFMREPDVDGALVGGASLVVDEFAAIIRFEKHVGV